In the Gopherus flavomarginatus isolate rGopFla2 chromosome 6, rGopFla2.mat.asm, whole genome shotgun sequence genome, one interval contains:
- the ENTPD1 gene encoding ectonucleoside triphosphate diphosphohydrolase 1 yields the protein MEEPKGTKPRTSWPRKALLILGFLFALAAIALVAMAVSQNKPLPKNIKYGIVLDAGSSHTNLYVYEWPAEKENDTGVVHQVEVCKVEGLGISGYSQDTEKAGLSLQHCMKRAQEVVPEHQHRETPVYLGATAGMRLLSLQNRSIADRVLSAVEKTLRSSPFNFQGARVISGQEEGAYGWITINYLLGNFKQPGWLNFLPHLRSSRETSGALDLGGASTQITFVPDQEPIESQENSLHFRLYGKNYNVYTHSFLCYGKDQALRLKLASDLQSTQNGSLLDPCFHPGYLRIMNISDLYTNPCIANGEQQLPFTQLHLQGNGDYQRCRMTIQKIFNTSHCPYSSCSFNGIFLPPLQGEFGAFSAFYFVMNFLNLTTEKSPVPLDKVTSTVERFCSRPWHKVKAEFPKIKEKYLSEYCFSGTYILSLLENGYGFTMEKWQSIQFLGKIGSSDAGWTLGYMLNLTNMIPAEKPPTRPLSHASYVGLMVFCSLVLVAVLLLSWLTFHKPKCLQKGLI from the exons GTACCAAACCAAGGACATCCTGGCCTAGAAAGGCCCTGCTCATCCTGGGGTTCCTCTTTGCTTTGGCTGCTATTGCCTTAGTCGCGATGGCAGTGAGTCAGAACAAGCCACTCCCAAAGAATATTAAG TACGGGATTGTGCTGGATGCTGGTTCGTCTCACACTAACTTGTACGTGTATGAGTGGCCAGCGGAGAAGGAGAATGACACTGGGGTGGTGCACCAGGTGGAAGTGTGTAAAGTAGAAG GTCTGGGGATCTCGGGTTACTCCCAGGACACAGAGAAAGCTGGCCTCTCCCTCCAGCACTGCATGAAAAGAGCTCAGGAAGTGGTTCCAGAACACCAGCACAGAGAGACCCCTGTCTACCTTGGGGCTACAGCTGGAATGCGGCTGCTCAG CTTGCAGAACAGAAGTATAGCTGACAGGGTCCTCTCTGCGGTGGAGAAGACGCTGCGCTCATCTCCCTTCAACTTCCAGGGTGCCAGAGTCATCAGTGGTCAGGAAGAAGGAGCCTATGGCTGGATCACCATTAATTACCTGTTGGGCAACTTCAAGCAG CCTGGCTGGCTGAACTTTCTGCCTCACCTGAGATCTAGCAGGGAGACATCAGGGGCCCTGGACCTTGGCGGAGCCTCCACCCAAATCACCTTTGTACCGGACCAAGAGCCAATTGAATCTCAAGAGAACTCACTGCACTTTCGTCTCTATGGCAAGAACTACAATGTGTATACGCACAGCTTCCTGTGCTATGGGAAGGACCAGGCTCTGCGCCTGAAGCTGGCCAGTGACCTACAG AGCACACAGAATGGCAGCCTCCTGGATCCCTGCTTTCACCCAGGATATTTGAGGATTATGAATATAAGTGACCTCTACACGAACCCCTGTATAGCTAATGGTGAGCAGCAGCTTCCattcacacagcttcacctccagGGGAATGGGGATTACCAAAGGTGCCGAATGACTATCCAGAAGATCTTCAACACTAGCCATTGCCCTTACTCCAGCTGCTCCTTCAATGGGATTTTCCTGCCTCCGTTacaaggggagtttggg GCATTTTCCGCTTTCTACTTTGTGATGAACTTTTTAAACCTGACAACAGAGaagagcccagtccctctggacAAAGTGACAAGCACTGTGGAAAGATTCTGCTCCAGACCTTGGCACAAG GTAAAGGCAGAATTTCCCAAGATAAAAGAGAAGTACCTGAGTGAATATTGTTTCTCCGGGACCTACATCCTCTCCCTCCTTGAAAATGGCTATGGATTCACCATGGAGAAATGGCAAAGCATCCAGTTCCTTGGAAAG ATTGGCAGCAGTGATGCAGGCTGGACTCTGGGCTACATGCTGAACCTGACAAACATGATCCCTGCAGAGAAGCCCCCGACACGCCCTCTCTCTCATGCCAGTTATGTGGGGCTCATGGTGTTCTGCTCTCTCGTGTTGGTGGCTGTGCTCCTGCTTAGCTGGCTTACCTTCCACAAACCAAAGTGCCTGCAGAAGGGACTCATTTAG